From Penicillium psychrofluorescens genome assembly, chromosome: 6, one genomic window encodes:
- a CDS encoding uncharacterized protein (ID:PFLUO_009164-T1.cds;~source:funannotate) produces the protein MDRQTQFSVSDGEAVVPAVVPWQLDAPFLPSDVYVRSWARLLHAFTMDEHPVFWVNTQPVKVDLSTRTIQPAVLDVAPDASERHTAVIIEAGPSSTQAPAAGGALTWVLDPTTQSGVLHSMIVGDSFLHQLGRQLKQFVQNEAAQMGIQVKLSAPELPEMSILNQSLSVLSGPQLLHQLVALTGSHGPNNAIDFLAADGKIRSLPYHALDALSTTLAAEIAGSLASVDDSRKRIVPVLLPQSVELYISWLAILKAGAAFCPLSTDAPLDRIDFIVQDVAASVVVTQGALASRVPQDRHLTVITVDGLEKKDSITTIEPWKKVSSSDLAYVMYTSGSTGRPKGVGISHLAATQSLLAHNDLIPPFRRFLQFASPTFDVSVFEVFFPLMRGATLIGSEREHMLLDISRVMTEMKVDAAELTPTVAGELLRTRAAAPSLQVLLTIGEMLTRHVVDEFGHSPNSPGILHGMYGPTEAAIHCTAATHFQANARVNLIGKPFKTVSAYIMSLDIEDKPLPELLQPLPWGQIGELVVGGFQLADGYLNRPEENAKSFIDHPLYGRLYRTGDKARMLLTGDIECFGRISSGQVKLRGQRIEFGEIEHVICRAPNVRAAVAIVSNGSLIAFVLVNGESTADSVLRDVCRQWLPRFMVPGEFVLVNQLPQLSSGKIDRKALEVDFAQHRKTTQSVDQPPFRDATEETIVTAITDVLGTRPSQTESLVSAGLDSLIAIRLASHLLSVGIRLHVGNLLKADSVDGIWQLAKEMETSQPPEDMKDSVQRIHQLVAEAGAARMDNLGLALHVTAVKACSHIQQAMLLETARNTKAYCNWVELDFDSSISLDTAKNAFIKLARHNDMLKAGFVEIGLKDHSYGRFTWKTLDEHFFQTRDELDFDMGLGAEHDLLHPFKVQFKTENDRLRVLVHIHHALYDGWSWQLMLKDLQSILKGEELPPRPAYDIVTEYFVEYKMRESATQSSLFWRDQLQGFAPAAFPNFHGKEGILPSTEETTRVLNISVSKLNKVSQLLRVSRQTIFQAAFCYLLSSYQGTGDVAFGTVFSGRTLPIKGIDAVLGPCIRTLPTRMNLDKMQNITDLLLAIQNMNHKSLEHGSLPLQDIKKASGINSSRSLFDSALVWQESIWADKHQNPFFQEVGAAEFLEFALLLEFEPREDHIYAKATYQRSILPREQAKILLEQINCVASVLIDSPYLPISDICYHFPPSILSMHNADFETQANFPGLASGVEQISSVDPSRPAVEHLLSKELESVDIEVQVITYGQLNTKANRLAHHLLQLGATYTDLIAISLEKCPSLYISLLAVAKIGAGVVPLDVRASSQALQTILETTNFRFCIVDSQTDQQDYWGAQSSVQMVRADEPLDGYPDRNPPTINEDFNVAYIETTSTSDDPMTLLSISHRNLQSSFYAFEDSYPSFQGSRMLQASSPVFGGKCSYA, from the coding sequence ATGGATCGACAGACGCAATTCTCGGTCAGCGACGGCGAGGCTGTGGTGCCCGCGGTTGTTCCATGGCAGCTGGATGCGCCATTTCTGCCATCAGATGTGTATGTCCGGTCATGGGCCCGCTTGTTACATGCCTTTACGATGGACGAGCATCCGGTATTCTGGGTAAACACACAGCCAGTCAAGGTAGACTTGTCGACTCGGACTATCCAGCCGGCTGTGCTGGATGTAGCCCCTGATGCTTCTGAAAGGCACACGGCCGTTATTATCGAGGCTGGTCCGTCATCCACGCaggcaccagcagcaggaggtGCCTTAACATGGGTCCTGGATCCAACGACGCAGTCGGGAGTGTTGCACTCGATGATTGTGGGTGATTCATTTTTACACCAGCTGGGCAGGCAGCTGAAGCAATTCGTACAAAATGAAGCCGCGCAGATGGGTATTCAGGTAAAACTGTCTGCCCCCGAGCTGCCAGAGATGTCAATTTTGAACCAATCTCTCTCTGTTCTATCAGGGCCGCAGCTCCTGCACCAGCTTGTTGCACTCACGGGATCTCACGGCCccaacaatgccattgaCTTTTTGGCCGCGGATGGAAAAATCCGTAGCTTGCCATATCATGCCTTAGATGCCCTCTCGACGACGCTGGCAGCTGAAATCGCTGGAAGCCTAGCCTCGGTAGACGACTCCAGAAAGCGGATAGTGCCTGTGCTGCTACCCCAGTCTGTCGAGCTGTATATTTCTTGGCTAGCAATCCTCAAAGCAGGCGCCGCATTTTGCCCGCTGAGTACTGACGCACCACTGGACCGGATTGATTTTATCGTCCAGGATGTAGCGGCCTCTGTCGTCGTCACTCAGGGTGCCTTGGCTTCAAGAGTACCCCAAGACAGGCATCTGACCGTGATTACCGTGGATGGCCTGGAGAAAAAAGATTCTATTACCACGATAGAGCCATGGAAGAAAGTCTCCTCTTCCGACCTAGCGTACGTGATGTATACGTCTGGATCAACTGGCCGCCCCAAGGGTGTTGGGATTTCTCATCTTGCCGCCACTCAATCTTTGCTTGCCCACAATGATTTGATACCTCCATTTAGACGATTTTTGCAATTTGCATCTCCCACGTTCGATGTCTCAGTATTTGAAGTTTTCTTTCCCCTGATGCGGGGAGCCACTCTCATCGGCTCCGAACGAGAGCATATGCTCCTTGATATCTCGCGTGTCATGACAGAAATGAAAGTCGATGCCGCAGAGTTGACTCCCACGGTTGCAGGCGAACTGCTGCGCACACGTGCGGCGGCGCCATCACTCCAAGTCCTGCTTACTATCGGTGAGATGCTCACCAGACATGTGGTGGATGAATTTGGCCACTCTCCCAACTCGCCTGGCATCCTACATGGAATGTATGGACCAACAGAAGCTGCCATTCATTGTACTGCAGCCACCCATTTCCAAGCAAACGCTCGCGTCAATTTGATCGGGAAGCCGTTCAAGACTGTTTCCGCTTATATCATGTCCCTCGACATTGAAGACAAGCCACTCCCAGAGCTGCTCCAGCCCCTTCCATGGGGACAGATTGGAGAATTGGTTGTGGGCGGATTTCAGTTGGCAGATGGGTATCTGAATCGGCCTGAAGAAAATGCAAAATCATTCATAGACCATCCCTTGTATGGTCGGCTCTACCGAACGGGGGACAAAGCTCGGATGCTACTCACAGGTGACATCGAGTGCTTTGGGCGAATTTCCAGCGGCCAAGTAAAACTACGCGGCCAACGGATTGAATTTGGGGAAATTGAGCATGTCATCTGTAGGGCGCCAAACGTTCGAGCAGCAGTGGCCATAGTGAGCAATGGTAGCTTGATTGCATTCGTGCTCGTCAATGGCGAAAGCACCGCTGATAGTGTGCTCCGAGATGTCTGTCGTCAGTGGCTTCCTCGATTTATGGTCCCTGGAGAATTCGTGCTTGTCAATCAATTACCGCAGCTTTCATCGGGCAAAATTGATCGCAAGGCGCTTGAGGTGGATTTTGCCCAGCACCGGAAAACCACTCAGTCTGTGGACCAGCCACCATTCAGAGATGCCACCGAAGAGACCATCGTCACCGCCATAACTGATGTATTGGGCACACGGCCCTCACAAACAGAGAGTTTGGTATCAGCGGGTCTTGACTCGTTGATTGCTATCCGTCTAGCCTCCCATCTATTGAGCGTTGGAATTCGCCTGCATGTGGGGAATCTGCTAAAGGCTGATTCTGTGGATGGGATATGGCAGCTGGCCAAAGAAATGGAGACTTCCCAACCACCCGAAGACATGAAAGACAGTGTCCAGAGAATACATCAGTTGGTTGCAGAAGCCGGAGCTGCCAGAATGGACAATCTGGGACTGGCACTGCATGTTACAGCAGTCAAGGCCTGTAGCCATATCCAGCAAGCCATGTTGCTGGAAACGGCTCGAAACACGAAAGCATACTGCAATTGGGTCGAGCTGGACTTTGACTCCTCAATCAGCCTAGATACTGCCAAGAATGCATTTATCAAACTTGCACGACACAATGATATGCTGAAGGCTGGTTTTGTGGAAATTGGGTTGAAAGATCACTCCTACGGCCGATTTACTTGGAAAACTCTTGATGAGCACTTTTTCCAGACGCGCGACGAACTAGATTTCGACATGGGTTTGGGCGCAGAACATGACCTTTTACATCCGTTCAAAGTCCAGTTCAAGACAGAGAATGACAGGTTGAGGGTGCTCGTGCATATCCACCATGCCCTTTACGATGGATGGTCTTGGCAGTTGATGCTCAAAGATCTTCAAAGCATTCTAAAAGGAGAGGAGCTTCCCCCCCGACCAGCCTATGACATCGTGACGGAATATTTTGTCGAATACAAAATGCGTGAATCCGCGACACAATCTTCACTCTTCTGGCGAGACCAACTCCAGGGATTCGCTCCTGCAGCTTTCCCGAACTTCCACGGAAAAGAAGGAATCTTGCCCAGCACGGAAGAAACTACACGCGTGCTAAATATCTCCGTGTCGAAACTCAATAAAGTCTCCCAGCTTCTTCGAGTGAGTAGACAGACTATCTTCCAAGCTGCGTTCTGCTATCTACTCTCCTCTTATCAAGGAACCGGTGATGTTGCGTTCGGCACCGTCTTCTCAGGACGAACATTGCCAATTAAAGGGATAGATGCAGTCCTAGGACCCTGTATCCGGACCCTGCCAACACGCATGAATCTTGACAAAATGCAGAATATAACCGATCTTCTGTTGGCAATTCAGAATATGAACCACAAGTCTCTTGAGCATGGTAGTCTCCCTCTCCAAGACATCAAGAAGGCCTCAGGGATAAACTCCAGCAGGAGCCTCTTTGACAGTGCTCTCGTGTGGCAAGAAAGTATTTGGGCAGATAAACATCAAAACCCCTTCTTCCAAGAAGTAGGCGCCGCGGAATTCTTAGAGTttgcccttcttctggaATTCGAACCCCGAGAAGATCACATTTATGCAAAGGCAACATACCAACGATCCATTTTGCCCCGTGAACAAGCGAAAATTCTATTGGAACAGATCAATTGTGTGGCATCTGTGCTTATCGACTCTCCATACCTCCCGATTTCTGATATTTGCTACCACTTCCCGCCATCAATTTTGTCTATGCACAATGCAGATTTTGAGACACAAGCCAATTTTCCAGGGCTTGCATCTGGTGTTGAACAAATTTCCTCTGTCGACCCGTCTCGTCCGGCGGTTGAGCATCTACTTTCTAAAGAGCTGGAGTCCGTTGACATCGAAGTTCAAGTCATCACTTACGGTCAACTGAACACAAAAGCAAATCGCCTCGCACACCATTTGTTGCAACTCGGAGCGACCTACACTGACTTGATTGCAATCTCTCTTGAAAAGTGTCCGAGTCTGTACATATCCTTGCTGGCAGTCGCCAAAATTGGAGCTGGCGTTGTGCCATTGGACGTTCGAGCTTCATCTCAGGCGCTCCAGACCATTTTGGAAACGACAAACTTCAGATTCTGTATCGTCGATTCTCAGACAGATCAACAAGATTATTGGGGCGCTCAGAGCTCTGTACAAATGGTTCGAGCCGACGAACCTCTAGATGGTTACCCTGACAGAAACCCACCCACGATTAACGAAGACTTCAATGTTGCCTACATCGAGACCACGTCTACAAGTGATGATCCAATGACTCTTCTGTCCATTTCTCATCGTAATTTACAAAGCAGCTTTTATGCATTTGAGGATTCGTATCCCAGTTTTCAGGGATCGAGAATGCTTCAAGCCTCTTCTCCTGTATTCGGTGGTAAGTGTTCTTATGCATGA
- a CDS encoding uncharacterized protein (ID:PFLUO_009165-T1.cds;~source:funannotate) → MEQPRVQVPSGRSLLGSTPTDEMHDLLCVGFGPASLAIGIALHDAMDPALNYPLANPNWRPKICFLERQKQFAWHSGMLVPGSRMQISFMKDLATLRDPRSSFTFLNYLHHKDRLVHFTNLGTFLPARMEFEDYMRWCAQRFEDVVAYGEEVVAVVPGKTDARGATESFIVHSRNVGTGEITSRQARKVVIAIGGKAKMPQGFPQDPRIMHSSKYCTGLPAVLKSESAAYNIAVVGSGQSAAEIFNDLHRRYPNARTTLVLRDSALRPSDDSPFVNEIFNPERVDKFFQLSAEERSRAIATDKATNYSVVRLELIEQIYNDLYLQRVQTADEKQWQHRILPERQIGRIEHHNPANRMRIHVRSTRPDIPVGHDREVLEVDALMVATGYQRDAHEELLDQVRALRPAGQTAWNSGRDYRVELDPGKVNPQAGIWLQGCNEKTHGLSDSLLSVLSVRGGEMVSSLFGGQLSGALIQDTRLRAML, encoded by the exons ATGGAGCAGCCACGCGTGCAAGTTCCCTCCGGCCGGTCCCTGCTGGGCTCGACGCCCACGGACGAGATGCACGACCTGCTATGTGTGGGGTTCGGTCCTGCGTCCCTGGCTATCGGTATTGCGCTGCATGATGCCATGGATCCCGCGCTGAACTATCCGCTCGCCAATCCGAACTGGAGGCCCAAGATATGCTTCCTAGAGCGCCAGAAACAGTTCGCCTGGCACTCGGGCATGTTGGTTCCCGGCTCGCGCATGCAAATCTCCTTTATGAAGGACCTGGCGACCCTCCGCGATCCGCGTAGCAGCTTTACCTTCCTAAACTACCTCCACCACAAAGACCGCCTGGTCCATTTCACCAACCTCGGCACCTTCCTGCCAGCGCGAATGGAGTTTGAGGACTATATGCGCTGGTGCGCCCAGCGCTTTGAGGATGTCGTTGCCTACGGCGAGGAGGTCGTCGCGGTGGTACCCGGAAAGACCGATGCCCGCGGCGCTACGGAATCGTTTATCGTCCACTCGCGCAACGTTGGCACGGGCGAGATCACCTCGCGGCAGGCTCGCAAAGTggtcatcgccatcggcgGCAAGGCCAAAATGCCCCAAGGTTTTCCGCAAGACCCGCGCATCATGCACTCGTCCAAGTACTGCACTGGGCTGCCCGCCGTGCTGAAGAGCGAATCCGCGGCGTACAATATTGCCGTGGTGGGCAGCGGCCAGAGCGCGGCCGAGATCTTCAACGACCTGCACCGCCGGTATCCGAACGCGCGTACGACACTGGTCCTGCGTGACTCGGCTCTCCGGCCTAGTGATGACTCTCCTTT TGTGAATGAAATCTTCAACCCTGAACGGGTGGACAAGTTCTTCCAGCTATCCGCCGAAGAGCGCAGTCGTGCCATTGCTACAGACAAGGCCACCAACTACAGCGTGGTCCGTCTGGAGCTGATCGAGCAGATTTACAACGACTTGTACCTGCAGCGGGTGCAGACCGCAGACGAAAAGCAGTGGCAGCACCGCATCCTGCCAGAACGGCAGATTGGCCGCATCGAGCACCACAACCCAGCGAATCGCATGCGCATCCACGTTCGGTCAACACGTCCTGATATTCCCGTGGGACACGATCgagaggtgctggaggtggaCGCTCTGATGGTGGCGACGGGTTATCAGCGCGATGCGCACGAAGAGCTGCTGGACCAGGTGCGCGCTCTACGCCCCGCCGGCCAGACGGCATGGAATTCTGGCCGAGATTACCGTGTCGAGCTGGACCCGGGCAAGGTCAATCCCCAGGCCGGCATCTGGCTACAGGGTTGCAATGAAAAGACCCACGGCCTCTCCGACAGCCTTTTGTCGGTGTTGTCGGTCCGGGGCGGAGAGATGGTCAGTTCCCTGTTCGGAGGTCAGCTGTCGGGAGCCTTGATCCAAGATACCCGGTTGCGCGCCATGCTGTGA
- a CDS encoding uncharacterized protein (ID:PFLUO_009166-T1.cds;~source:funannotate) translates to MSKLSSSDTPGSSPAGGNSGAASTSTSKETSPTNAEVEMKNMRPDGSKGSVPVEEDIMQLARMGEIGAMQNLFTAKKSTANHRDEEGITPLHWAAINNQYAMCRFLLDNGADVNAKGGESVATPAMWAAQRCHYYIVHLLLHHGADPLLTDVQGYNILHLATIDGNAFLLVLLLQQDIPVDVVDQQGHTGLMWAAYKGYPACVDLFLRWGANANAVDEGGLSPLHWALVKGSLPCLLKLLEYGADRFTKTRDGKSPTTVAQEMNTLRTWYRALNERGFDADGTQKEMPLGMASYVRNKSLMGKFFFIWPFFTVLVAIWILSNMVIFIGVPLMLLVVFGMQWMAQQVANKGPSEYRVLQKTPYLAGVFAGSLFWVGFRYVFKVLPATYSSSPILNILFAVFFGLTAYFYFISMVEDPGYVPKLSSRNQQREVVKQLFEQWKFDEENFCVPCMARKPLRSKHCRRCGRCVAKHDHHCPWIDNCVGANNIRHFALYIVCLEIGIILFVQLTIAYINTLPAPKNAKCNIINDTLCDYVSRDTFTLVLNFWITLQLVWVTMLCAVQLVQISRNQTTYENMRGNSIDRSYPSSQAFASAMTAGTTSLDAAGLSASGQGPNPALAHPHPPRRRHGCLQQWSSLLGIDTFFATARDTARDGLREGRGSSRPQNPFSRGVLGNCRDFWCDSAPLFGKRESGSGMLGGEVVNYHHMYEVPMRMRSGGSRSREGPAYRSVADEDPEHMV, encoded by the exons ATGTCCAAGCTTTCCTCATCTGACACTCCGGGCAGCAGTCCGGCCGGTGGGAACTCGGGCGCCGcgtccacctcgacctcgaaaGAAACGTCGCCGACGAACGCCGAAGTTGAAATGAAGAACATGCGACCCGATGGCTCCAAAGGCTCCGTCCcggtggaagaagatatcATGCAGCTGGCGCGAATGGGTGAGATTGGAGCCATGCAGAACTTGTTCACGGCCAAGAAATCCACGGCGAACCACCGCGATGAGGAAGGCATCACTCCGCTACAT TGGGcggccatcaacaaccaGTACGCGATGTGCAGATTCCTGCTTGACAACGGCGCCGACGTAAACGCCAAAGGAGGAGAATCCGTAGCCACGCCGGCCATGTGGGCGGCCCAACGCTGTCACTACTATATCGTCCACCTACTGCTCCACCACGGCGCGGACCCGCTCCTGACCGATGTGCAAGGGTACAACATCCTTCACCTGGCGACGATCGACGGCAACGCGTTCCTGCTCGTGCTGCTCCTACAACAGGATATTCccgtggatgtggtggacCAGCAAGGCCATACCGGGCTGATGTGGGCCGCCTACAAGGGATACCCGGCGTGCGTGGATCTCTTCCTGCGATGGGGTGCCAATGCGAATGCGGTGGATGAGGGCGGACTGAGTCCTCTCCACTGGGCGTTGGTCAAGGGCTCGTTGCCCTGTCTCCTGAAGTTGCTGGAATATGGTGCGGACCGGTTTACGAAGACCAGAGATGGCAAGTCCCCCACAACGGTGGCTCAGGAGATGAACACGCTGCGGACATGGTACCGCGCACTTAATGAGCGCGGGTTCGACGCTGACGGCACTCAAAAGGAGATGCCGCTGGGAATGGCCAGTTATGTGCGCAACAAGAGCCTCATGGGCAAGTTTTTCTTCATCTGGCCCTTTTTCACCGTCTTGGTTGCCATCTGGATTTTGAGCAACATGGTGATCTTCATTGGCGTCCCGCTTATGCTGCTGGTGGTATTTGGGATGCAGTGGATGGCGCAGCAAGTTGCGAACAAAGGGCCGTCCGAGTATCGTGTTCTTCAAAAGACT CCGTATTTAGCCGGTGTGTTTGCCGGTTCACTGTTCTGGGTGGGCTTCCGATATGTGTTCAAAGTGTTGCCCG CAACTTATTCCTCGTCTCCAATCTTGAATATTCTGTTTGCGGTCTTCTTTGGCTTGACAGCTTATTTCTACTTCATCTCGATGGTCGAAGACCCGGGCTATGTGCCGAAACTGAGCAGTCGGAACCAACAGAGGGAGGTTGTCAAGCAGCTTTTCGAGCAGTGGAAGTTTGACGAGGAGAACTTTTGCGTTCCTTGCATGGCAAGAAAGCCGCTGCGGAGCAAGCACTGCCGGCGCTGTGGACGCTGCGTTGCGAAGCATGACCA CCATTGCCCGTGGATCGACAATTGTGTGGGAGCCAACAACATCCGCCATTTTGCGCTATACATTGTCTGCCTTGAAATCGGCATCATCTTGTTTGTCCAGCTTACTATTGCAT ATATCAATACCCTCCCCGCCCCTAAGAACGCCAAGTGCAACATCATCAATGACACGCTGTGCGACTACGTGTCTCGTGACACTTTTACCCTGGTGCTCAACTTCTGGATTACTCTGCAGCTCGTCTGGGTGACAATGCTTTGTGCGGTCCAACTGGTCCAGATCTCTCGCAACCAGACGACCTACGAGAACATGAGAGGCAACTCGATTGATCGTTCGTACCCGAGTTCACAGGCCTTTGCATCCGCCATGACCGCGGGAACCACCTCACTGGACGCGGCTGGCCTTTCAGCTTCAGGCCAGGGCCCCAACCCAGCTCTGGCACACCCTCATCCCCCCCGGCGGCGACACGGCTGTCTCCAACAGTGGTCATCTCTGCTGGGGATCGATACTTTCTTTGCGACGGCGCGGGATACTGCTCGAGACGGGCTGCGCGAGGGACGTGGGTCGTCACGGCCGCAGAATCCTTTCTCGCGTGGCGTGCTGGGTAACTGCCGCGACTTCTGGTGCGACTCGGCCCCTCTTTTCGGGAAACGCGAGTCTGGGTCTGGCATGCTCGGAGGCGAGGTGGTGAACTATCACCACATGTACGAAGTCCCGATGCGCATGCGAAGCGGAGGCAGTCGATCGCGCGAGGGGCCCGCATACCGCAGCGTGGCCGACGAGGACCCAGAGCATATGGTCTGA
- a CDS encoding uncharacterized protein (ID:PFLUO_009167-T1.cds;~source:funannotate): MAAVMTQTQSPRALLKLDSNEIEQTDAQPLLNSATGAFDITPETALSLLCHKIEYLNTFFAQTSEDDSDSSTPGESQTPGEGEAMPVHIAHVNFGGDHSRAEALQLGIISRRFLSKKVPPIALKDYLLRLHRYCPMSTAVYLATSVYITKMTLVEKALRVTPRNMHRLVLAGLLVANKALEDLSFRHSRFAKVGGVSNQELSKLEINFCFLADFELRVDAEMLMEEVRAQDSRTALSVDSEPDSSMYVKDHNSN; encoded by the coding sequence ATGGCCGCTGTCATGACACAAACACAGTCCCCGCGGGCACTGCTGAAGCTGGACTCGAATGAGATCGAACAGACGGACGCGCAGCCGTTGCTAAATAGCGCCACGGGTGCCTTCGACATCACTCCCGAAACTGCGCTGAGCCTGCTGTGCCACAAAATTGAATACCTGAACACATTCTTCGCGCAAACGTCCGAAGATGACTCCGACAGCTCTACCCCGGGGGAAAGTCAGACcccaggagaaggagaagctaTGCCGGTTCACATCGCACATGTGAATTTCGGAGGTGACCACTCACGAGCAGAAGCTCTTCAGCTCGGAATCATCTCCCGGCGGTTCCTGTCGAAGAAAGTGCCCCCGATCGCGCTCAAGGACTACCTCCTGCGCCTACACCGCTACTGTCCCATGTCGACCGCAGTCTATCTCGCTACGAGCGTTTATATTACCAAGATGAccctggtggagaaggcgcTTCGCGTCACGCCCCGCAACATGCACCGGCTGGTCCTCGCGGGCTTGCTGGTAGCTAAcaaggccctggaggacCTGAGTTTTCGGCACAGTCGGTTCGCCAAAGTGGGCGGCGTCAGCAACCAGGAGCTGTCGAAGCTGGAGATCAACTTTTGTTTCCTGGCGGACTTTGAACTACGCGTGGATGCGGAGATGCtgatggaggaggtgcgcGCGCAGGACAGCCGAACAGCGCTCTCGGTGGATTCTGAGCCGGACAGCTCAATGTACGTGAAGGACCATAATAGTAATTAA